The genomic segment CTCTGATAGCTCTGACGAATTAGGCATCGAAATTGTTGATGTACGCGTGAAGCAAATTAACTTGCCGCTGGAAGTACGTAACTATATTTTCCAACGTATGCGCACCGAGCGTGACGCAGTTGCCCGTGAGCACCGCTCTGAAGGTAAAGAGAAAGCGGAATTCATCAAAGCTAATATGGACGCGAAAGTCACCGTTATGCTTGCGGATGCAGAACGTAATGCCCGTAAATTACGCGGTGAAGGGGATGCAAAAGCCGCTGAGATTTACGCAAAAACCTATACTAAAGACGCTGAGTTTTATAACTTCCTGCGTAGTATGGATGCTTACAAGAACAGCTTTAGCAACAAGCAAGACGTTATCGTACTTGAGCCAGACAGTGACTTCTTTAAGTATATGAAGAACGAAACAGGCAAAAATTAACCTGTTGATAAGAGCTATGTAAAAGCCCTTGAAAAAGAATGTGAAAAGCGCCAATTTTGGCGCTTTTTTTATGTACTACTGGTACATATCATACGCTTCGTGTACCCGCAATCACTGCTGTATATGACACACCATCCATGCTCACCTAGTCATACCAATCAGCTTACATATGTGACTGAATATCGTCAGCGCAACTCTCCCCAGACTTCCTCCTTGAATTACCACACTGAATAACAATTAAAAACTTATCAAATTAAGTGAAGGATAATCGAATACGCGTATGAGCGGCCACACATTTTAAAGCGGGTAAAAGTAGAGCCTATGTTGCCAGAGCCTCTAAGTGGGGAATATAGATGAGAAATATAGACACCCTGAGAAATATAGACACCCAAAACGAGAAATATAGACACCCAATATAAAAATAATAGAATGACTCTCTAAAGTTTCATCGCGAGAGGAGAAATATAGACACCCAATATAAAAATAATAGAATGACTCTCTAAAGTTTCATCGCGAGAGGATCCCAAATAAACACTAAAGTACTTTTGAGATGGACGATTCAGAGTTTTTACTGGAATATTGAGCGCTGAGGAAGCAAGCCTTGAAAAAAGTCAGTTGCTAGGCAAACGCCTACGATGCAGGGTATACATTCGAATGTATCGAGCCTAGAACAGATTCTTTGATGATACTTTAAGCGCGTTTTAACAGTGCTCTTGCTTTGGTCATTCCTCGTATTCGTTGATGATGAGTATGGCGCTTAAACGCAATCATCATTTGCTCAGCACCTGCTGCGTAGCAGAAGTGTTTTTCAAACTCGGTAGTTAAGGTTAACCACTGAGCAGAGTCTAGTCCCAATCTTTGTAGAATAGGACTGTGAGTGTTATCTATATGACCCGCCTTGTCATCACGAATGCACCGACCTGTGGTATCGACCAGCTCAATATAGTCTTCGAGCGAATACGCAATACCTGTGGGCCTGTTTTCAGGATGATTTCCCACAAAGGGCATCAAAACGCTTGGTTGTGATTGTTGATTTTTAGCGGCGTGAATACGCTTTTTAATACTAGTATGCTTTGATGTTTCGGGTGTTTTTGCCATTTTTGCTCGAATGGGATTTAAATCTACATAGGCCATGCACGCGAGTACTGCGCTTTCATCTAGTAGTGCTTGGGACTTAAATCGCCCTTCCCAAAAACGACCGGTGCAGCCGTCTTCTTTATTGGCTTGACGAGCAATATACTCATTCAAATCACGCATAAACCAGCTTATGTCGTAAAGACGTTTTCGATAGGTTTCAACGGTTTCATCAAAGGTGATTAGCTCTGCTTGGCTAAGCGTATCGCCGTTAACAAACTTCTGAGTCAGCAATGTGCCTCTGTGAAGATTGTGGTAGCGCTTCAACACTTCATCGCTATCCCAATTATCCGCCATTGATTGATTTACACATAGCACCACATGCGTGTGATTATTCATGACTGCATAGGCACAAATGTCTATTGCGAATAAGGTCGCTAGAAACAATAAACGTTCTTCTACCCAGCC from the Paraglaciecola mesophila genome contains:
- a CDS encoding transposase, translated to MPQSRKSQISLIDTPYYHCVSRCVRQSYLCGTNQLTGQSYEHRRGWVEERLLFLATLFAIDICAYAVMNNHTHVVLCVNQSMADNWDSDEVLKRYHNLHRGTLLTQKFVNGDTLSQAELITFDETVETYRKRLYDISWFMRDLNEYIARQANKEDGCTGRFWEGRFKSQALLDESAVLACMAYVDLNPIRAKMAKTPETSKHTSIKKRIHAAKNQQSQPSVLMPFVGNHPENRPTGIAYSLEDYIELVDTTGRCIRDDKAGHIDNTHSPILQRLGLDSAQWLTLTTEFEKHFCYAAGAEQMMIAFKRHTHHQRIRGMTKARALLKRA